A window from Salvelinus fontinalis isolate EN_2023a chromosome 8, ASM2944872v1, whole genome shotgun sequence encodes these proteins:
- the LOC129860662 gene encoding ATP-dependent RNA helicase DDX19B-like isoform X2 codes for MATDSWALAVDKQEYSTDSFGSLVIRSPPRGGGDAAPNKSKGTTKQVENGTNVEGEEKEDKAAQSLLNKMIHTSLVNTTNQVEVLQRDPNSPLYSVKTFEELRLKDKLLKGVYDMGFNRPSKIQENALPMMLAEPPQNLIAQSQSGTGKTAAFVLAMLSHVDPTNKWAQCLCIAPTYELALQTGKVIEQMGKFYPEVKLAYAIRGNKLDRGAKLQEQIVIGTPGTVLDWCSKLKIINPKKISVFVLDEADVMIATQGHQDQSIRIQRMLPKECQMLLFSATFEDSVWKFAERVVPDPNVIKLKREEETLDTIKQYYVLCSDKEEKFTALCNIYGAITIAQAMIFCHTRRTASWLAAELTKEGHVVALLSGEMTVEQRAAIIERFREGKEKVLVTTNVCSRGIDVEQVSVVINFDLPMDKDGNADNETYLHRIGRTGRFGKRGLAVNMIDSKHSMNILNQIEEHFNKKINKLDTDDLDEIEKISN; via the exons ATGGCTACTGACTCCTGGGCCCTTGCTGTCGATAAACAGGAATATTCGACTGACTCA TTCGGCTCCTTGGTGATAAGATCTCCACCTCGAGGTGGAGGTGATGCTGCACCTAATAAGTCAAAGG GTACCACAAAGCAAGTGGAGAATGGCACCAATGTAGAAGGGGAAGAAAAAG AGGACAAAGCGGCCCAGTCATTGTTGAATAAGATGATCCACACCAGCCTTGTGAACACTACCAATCAAGTAGAGGTTCTTCAGAGGGATCCCAActctcctctttactcagtcAAAACATTTGAAGAGCTGAGACT GAAAGATAAGCTGCTAAAGGGAGTGTATGACATGGGCTTCAACAGACCCTCTAAGATCCAGGAGAATGCCCTGCCCATGATGCTGGCAGAGCC ACCTCAGAACCTGATTGCCCAATCACAGTCCGGCACAGGTAAAACAGCTGCCTTCGTGCTGGCCATGCTCAGCCATGTCGACCCAACTAACAAATGGGCACAG TGTCTTTGCATTGCCCCAACGTACGAGCTAGCTTTGCAGACTGGTAAAGTCATTGAGCAGATGGGGAAATTCTATCCTGAGGTCAAATTGGCATATGCCATTCGTGGCAATAAAT TGGACCGAGGGGCGAAGCTTCAGGAGCAGATTGTCATCGGGACACCTGGCACGGTCTTGGACTGGTgctctaaactgaagatcatcaACCCCAAGAAGATCAGCGTCTTTGTCCTGGACGAGGCTGATGTCATGATCGCCACACAGGGTCACCAGGACCAGAGCATCCGGATCCAAAG AATGTTGCCAAAGGAATGTCAGATGCTGCTGTTCTCTGCCACCTTTGAGGACTCCGTGTGGAAGTTTGCTGAGAGGGTTGTGCCAGACCCCAACGTCATCAAGCTGAAACGtgaagaggagactctggacACCATCAAGCAGTATTACGTGCTTTGCAGCGACAAGGAGGAAAAGTTTACAGCACTCTGTAATATCTACGGCGCCATCACCATCGCCCAAGCTATGATCTTCTGTCAC ACCCGAAGGacagctagctggctggctgcagAGCTGACCAAGGAGGGCCATGTGGTGGCGCTGCTGAGTGGGGAGATGACTGTGGAACAGAGAGCGGCCATCATCGAACGCTTCAGGGAGGGCAAAGAGAAAGTCCTGGTGACCACCAACGTATGCTCCAGAG GCATTGATGTTGAGCAAGTTTCTGTGGTGATAAATTTTGACCTGCCCATGGACAAAGACGGAAACGCTGACAACGAGACATACCTTCACCGGATTGGTCGCACAGGACGTTTTGGCAAGAGGGGCCTTGCAGTCAATATGATTGACAGCAAACACAGCATGAACATTCTCAACCAAATCGAGGAACATTTCA ATAAGAAGATCAACAAGCTTGACACTGATGATCTCGATGAAATCGAGAAAATCAGCAACTAG
- the LOC129860662 gene encoding ATP-dependent RNA helicase DDX19B-like isoform X1, producing MATDSWALAVDKQEYSTDSFGSLVIRSPPRGGGDAAPNKSKGTTKQVENGTNVEGEEKEDKAAQSLLNKMIHTSLVNTTNQVEVLQRDPNSPLYSVKTFEELRLKDKLLKGVYDMGFNRPSKIQENALPMMLAEPVYYPSGSRPQNLIAQSQSGTGKTAAFVLAMLSHVDPTNKWAQCLCIAPTYELALQTGKVIEQMGKFYPEVKLAYAIRGNKLDRGAKLQEQIVIGTPGTVLDWCSKLKIINPKKISVFVLDEADVMIATQGHQDQSIRIQRMLPKECQMLLFSATFEDSVWKFAERVVPDPNVIKLKREEETLDTIKQYYVLCSDKEEKFTALCNIYGAITIAQAMIFCHTRRTASWLAAELTKEGHVVALLSGEMTVEQRAAIIERFREGKEKVLVTTNVCSRGIDVEQVSVVINFDLPMDKDGNADNETYLHRIGRTGRFGKRGLAVNMIDSKHSMNILNQIEEHFNKKINKLDTDDLDEIEKISN from the exons ATGGCTACTGACTCCTGGGCCCTTGCTGTCGATAAACAGGAATATTCGACTGACTCA TTCGGCTCCTTGGTGATAAGATCTCCACCTCGAGGTGGAGGTGATGCTGCACCTAATAAGTCAAAGG GTACCACAAAGCAAGTGGAGAATGGCACCAATGTAGAAGGGGAAGAAAAAG AGGACAAAGCGGCCCAGTCATTGTTGAATAAGATGATCCACACCAGCCTTGTGAACACTACCAATCAAGTAGAGGTTCTTCAGAGGGATCCCAActctcctctttactcagtcAAAACATTTGAAGAGCTGAGACT GAAAGATAAGCTGCTAAAGGGAGTGTATGACATGGGCTTCAACAGACCCTCTAAGATCCAGGAGAATGCCCTGCCCATGATGCTGGCAGAGCC CGTGTATTATCCCTCTGGTTCCAGACCTCAGAACCTGATTGCCCAATCACAGTCCGGCACAGGTAAAACAGCTGCCTTCGTGCTGGCCATGCTCAGCCATGTCGACCCAACTAACAAATGGGCACAG TGTCTTTGCATTGCCCCAACGTACGAGCTAGCTTTGCAGACTGGTAAAGTCATTGAGCAGATGGGGAAATTCTATCCTGAGGTCAAATTGGCATATGCCATTCGTGGCAATAAAT TGGACCGAGGGGCGAAGCTTCAGGAGCAGATTGTCATCGGGACACCTGGCACGGTCTTGGACTGGTgctctaaactgaagatcatcaACCCCAAGAAGATCAGCGTCTTTGTCCTGGACGAGGCTGATGTCATGATCGCCACACAGGGTCACCAGGACCAGAGCATCCGGATCCAAAG AATGTTGCCAAAGGAATGTCAGATGCTGCTGTTCTCTGCCACCTTTGAGGACTCCGTGTGGAAGTTTGCTGAGAGGGTTGTGCCAGACCCCAACGTCATCAAGCTGAAACGtgaagaggagactctggacACCATCAAGCAGTATTACGTGCTTTGCAGCGACAAGGAGGAAAAGTTTACAGCACTCTGTAATATCTACGGCGCCATCACCATCGCCCAAGCTATGATCTTCTGTCAC ACCCGAAGGacagctagctggctggctgcagAGCTGACCAAGGAGGGCCATGTGGTGGCGCTGCTGAGTGGGGAGATGACTGTGGAACAGAGAGCGGCCATCATCGAACGCTTCAGGGAGGGCAAAGAGAAAGTCCTGGTGACCACCAACGTATGCTCCAGAG GCATTGATGTTGAGCAAGTTTCTGTGGTGATAAATTTTGACCTGCCCATGGACAAAGACGGAAACGCTGACAACGAGACATACCTTCACCGGATTGGTCGCACAGGACGTTTTGGCAAGAGGGGCCTTGCAGTCAATATGATTGACAGCAAACACAGCATGAACATTCTCAACCAAATCGAGGAACATTTCA ATAAGAAGATCAACAAGCTTGACACTGATGATCTCGATGAAATCGAGAAAATCAGCAACTAG